A stretch of the Chrysiogenia bacterium genome encodes the following:
- a CDS encoding hemolysin III family protein, translating into MSGTGCPTTTPSGTCSCWRGASRISSRFCSTCCLFRHERARGREREVFAHCPTHLSYEWSAVRSRQVRFAPGGFVGSREEVSYTLGEEIAHAITHGVGAALSIAGLILVVVRAAEHGDPWRITSFAIYGTTLFLLYLSSTLYHAIPNPRAKHVFKILDHVSIYLLIAGTYTPFFLVSLRESIGLWLFAAVWSVAIAGIVLKVFAIHRFERLSLVAYLAMGWLCVLAYKDMVASIPHEGIVALFLGGAFYSGGVIFYVWDRLPYNHAIWHLFVLAGSVTHFLGLLLYVLPASA; encoded by the coding sequence TCTACGTGCTGCCTGTTTCGGCATGAGCGTGCCCGCGGGCGTGAACGAGAAGTTTTTGCCCACTGCCCCACACATTTGAGCTATGAATGGAGCGCAGTTCGAAGCCGACAAGTCCGCTTCGCTCCTGGAGGATTTGTGGGCTCACGCGAAGAGGTCTCCTATACGCTGGGCGAGGAAATCGCCCACGCCATCACCCACGGCGTTGGTGCCGCCCTCAGCATTGCCGGCCTTATCCTGGTCGTCGTGCGCGCGGCCGAACACGGCGATCCCTGGCGGATCACCAGCTTTGCAATCTACGGCACGACGCTCTTTCTGCTCTATCTGTCCTCAACGCTCTATCACGCCATCCCGAACCCGCGGGCCAAGCACGTGTTCAAGATTCTCGACCACGTTTCGATCTATCTGCTGATTGCGGGAACCTACACCCCCTTCTTCCTGGTGTCTCTGCGAGAGAGCATCGGACTCTGGCTCTTTGCCGCCGTCTGGAGCGTGGCGATTGCCGGCATTGTGCTGAAAGTCTTCGCCATCCACCGGTTCGAGCGTCTCTCCCTGGTAGCCTATCTGGCCATGGGCTGGCTCTGCGTGCTGGCCTACAAGGACATGGTTGCCTCGATTCCCCATGAGGGCATTGTGGCGCTGTTTCTCGGCGGCGCATTCTACAGCGGCGGGGTGATCTTCTACGTGTGGGACCGGCTGCCCTACAACCACGCCATCTGGCACCTGTTCGTGCTGGCCGGAAGCGTCACGCACTTCCTGGGGCTTCTGCTCTACGTATTGCCGGCCTCCGCGTGA